The following are from one region of the Polyangiaceae bacterium genome:
- a CDS encoding acyltransferase family protein has product MPLSRRAKRTLSRLLAPAEQRARVERAAYPDAGHGYDALGLEPASFELAMAAAWPLYRYYFRVQSHDAVNVPSTGAVIVAANHSGMLPIDAALLSVDLFHRTRPPRIPRVIGDLFIPFMPWFGTAMTRAGMVSGARANVRYLLEQGELVVVFPEGTPGIGKGFSRRYQLSDWRVGHVELALAHGAPIVPVGIVGAEECWPQIARIDSFHGFGAPFLPIPATPLPLPVKVHVYYGEPLRLGRGGADDPETVRAGAERVKSAVARLLERGLRERRGWFS; this is encoded by the coding sequence GTGCCGCTGTCACGCCGAGCCAAGCGCACGCTCAGCCGCCTGCTGGCCCCCGCCGAGCAGCGCGCGCGGGTCGAGCGCGCGGCGTATCCGGATGCGGGTCATGGCTACGACGCCTTGGGGCTCGAACCGGCGTCCTTCGAGCTGGCGATGGCAGCGGCCTGGCCCCTGTACAGGTACTACTTTCGAGTCCAGAGCCACGACGCCGTAAACGTCCCCTCCACGGGCGCCGTCATCGTGGCGGCCAACCACAGCGGCATGCTGCCGATCGACGCCGCGCTCTTGTCGGTGGATCTGTTTCACCGCACGCGACCGCCGCGGATCCCGCGCGTCATCGGCGACCTGTTCATTCCGTTCATGCCCTGGTTCGGAACGGCGATGACCCGCGCGGGGATGGTCAGTGGCGCTCGAGCCAACGTGCGATACCTGCTGGAGCAGGGTGAGCTGGTGGTGGTGTTCCCCGAAGGCACTCCGGGGATCGGCAAGGGCTTCTCGCGCAGATACCAGCTCTCGGACTGGCGCGTCGGACACGTGGAGCTTGCCCTCGCGCACGGCGCGCCAATCGTTCCCGTCGGCATCGTGGGGGCGGAGGAGTGCTGGCCTCAGATCGCGCGCATCGATTCGTTCCATGGCTTCGGCGCGCCGTTCCTGCCGATCCCGGCCACGCCGCTTCCGTTGCCGGTCAAGGTCCACGTCTACTACGGCGAGCCCCTGCGCTTGGGCCGGGGCGGCGCCGACGACCCCGAGACCGTTCGCGCCGGGGCAGAGCGAGTGAAATCGGCGGTAGCGCGGCTGCTGGAGCGTGGGCTACGCGAGCGGCGGGGGTGGTTTTCATGA
- a CDS encoding NAD-dependent epimerase/dehydratase family protein yields MTTTLITGATTPLGSALAEALLERNADARVLAVGLEREPLRLRSLGQRLSYVSADLTKEREIRDLVFGPARNLAVSSVLHGAHHRSAHDTGPHVHALNVESTRTLLDLLERHPSVRRFVFVSHADVYRIDPARAVLVSERDPLDLSPDSPQRVRDRVEADLTVCARMGLGRLQIAVLRCSEVLAPDSGSQLFDYLSSRVCLRPLGFDPMLNLLSLQDAVSAQIAAIDSDAIGVVNIAGLDTLPLSRAIELSGRWALALPGALLAPLYRVRASALGMEFRYDMNYRRFHFGTVLDGRRAKDVLGYEPRSGIDWAAQRASWAARNTSM; encoded by the coding sequence ATGACCACCACGCTCATCACCGGCGCCACCACGCCTCTCGGTTCGGCCCTCGCGGAAGCGCTCCTCGAACGTAACGCCGACGCGCGGGTGCTCGCCGTGGGGCTCGAGCGCGAGCCATTGCGGCTTCGCTCTCTCGGACAGCGGCTCAGCTACGTGAGCGCAGACCTCACCAAGGAACGCGAGATTCGAGATTTGGTTTTTGGTCCGGCGCGGAACCTCGCGGTCAGCTCGGTGCTACACGGCGCGCATCATCGCAGCGCCCACGACACCGGACCGCACGTTCACGCCCTCAACGTGGAGTCCACCCGCACATTGCTGGACCTGCTGGAGCGTCACCCCAGCGTGCGTCGCTTCGTGTTCGTGAGTCACGCCGACGTGTACCGTATCGACCCCGCGCGAGCCGTGTTGGTTTCGGAGCGCGACCCGCTCGACCTCAGCCCCGACAGTCCGCAACGCGTCCGAGATCGCGTGGAGGCGGACCTCACGGTGTGCGCTCGCATGGGGCTCGGTCGCCTTCAGATCGCGGTTCTGCGTTGCTCGGAAGTGTTGGCCCCGGACTCCGGCAGCCAGCTGTTCGACTATCTGTCGTCTCGCGTGTGTCTGCGCCCACTGGGCTTCGACCCGATGCTCAACCTGCTGAGCCTCCAAGACGCGGTGTCGGCGCAGATCGCCGCCATCGACTCCGACGCCATCGGCGTGGTCAACATCGCCGGCCTCGACACGCTGCCCCTGTCTCGCGCCATCGAGCTGTCCGGGCGCTGGGCGCTGGCGTTGCCCGGCGCGCTGCTCGCGCCCCTGTATCGCGTGCGCGCCTCGGCCCTGGGAATGGAATTTCGCTATGACATGAACTACCGCCGCTTCCACTTCGGCACCGTGCTCGACGGCCGGCGCGCGAAGGACGTGCTGGGATACGAACCGCGAAGCGGAATCGACTGGGCGGCTCAGAGAGCGTCTTGGGCAGCGCGCAACACGTCCATGTAG
- a CDS encoding CBS domain-containing protein, translated as MVVKEVMTSEPVTADAGAKISDVISALFELDVRHLPVVDGSELIGIVSDRDLRAFMAPALIELENPGAIAAKLNQPVSTIMNGDVISVHPETDLSELVDLMLDHKVGAVPVLDPDSDELVGIVSYMDVLRAAQDAL; from the coding sequence ATGGTCGTCAAGGAAGTCATGACATCCGAACCCGTCACCGCCGACGCAGGAGCAAAGATCAGCGACGTGATTTCCGCCCTGTTCGAGCTCGACGTTCGGCATCTGCCGGTCGTCGATGGAAGCGAGCTGATAGGGATCGTGAGCGATCGTGATCTGCGCGCGTTCATGGCGCCCGCGCTGATCGAGCTCGAGAATCCAGGAGCCATCGCCGCCAAGCTCAATCAGCCGGTATCCACCATCATGAACGGCGACGTGATCAGCGTGCATCCGGAAACGGACCTGTCAGAGCTGGTGGACTTGATGCTCGACCACAAAGTGGGTGCCGTCCCGGTTCTCGATCCCGACAGCGACGAGCTGGTGGGCATCGTCAGCTACATGGACGTGTTGCGCGCTGCCCAAGACGCTCTCTGA
- a CDS encoding CBS domain-containing protein yields MSSERQHLAVKLRRVASDDATDVTLSVFCPAQGASVSVEECMTCDRCEGLHVDPTETDTFLVCSLAAIPAAEEPRPPAPATTPPDATPVTEVMTSAVLCVSADTTLEALTSLFLEHGISGAPVVDDQGRPIGVVSKTDLLREMTVRGQTEEVESRTFRVHGWDIDLGRGFHLAEVAQARVRDIMMPLAYALPESAPLSLAAALMAQEGVHRVPVVSGNDGSVVGIVSALDVLRWLARSEGYLVPLASERGLKEPAKE; encoded by the coding sequence GTGAGCTCCGAGAGACAACACCTCGCCGTCAAGCTTCGAAGGGTCGCCAGCGATGACGCGACGGACGTCACCCTGTCGGTGTTCTGTCCCGCGCAAGGTGCGTCGGTCTCCGTCGAGGAATGCATGACCTGCGACCGCTGCGAGGGCTTGCACGTGGATCCTACGGAGACCGACACGTTCTTGGTCTGTAGCCTCGCAGCCATACCCGCGGCAGAAGAACCACGCCCCCCTGCACCAGCCACGACGCCTCCTGACGCAACGCCGGTAACGGAGGTCATGACTTCCGCCGTTCTGTGCGTCAGCGCGGACACCACGTTGGAAGCCCTGACCAGCCTTTTCCTCGAGCACGGCATCAGCGGCGCGCCCGTCGTCGACGACCAAGGCCGGCCCATCGGCGTGGTGAGCAAGACGGACCTGCTGCGCGAGATGACGGTTCGCGGCCAAACGGAAGAGGTGGAGTCGAGGACGTTCCGCGTTCATGGATGGGACATCGACCTGGGCCGGGGCTTCCACCTGGCGGAGGTCGCGCAGGCGCGGGTTCGGGACATCATGATGCCCCTTGCCTACGCACTCCCCGAGAGCGCGCCGTTGAGCCTGGCGGCCGCGTTGATGGCGCAGGAAGGCGTGCACCGCGTGCCCGTGGTATCCGGAAACGACGGCAGCGTCGTGGGCATCGTGTCGGCGCTGGACGTGCTTCGCTGGTTGGCTCGCAGCGAAGGCTACTTGGTCCCGCTGGCCAGTGAGAGGGGTCTCAAGGAGCCGGCCAAGGAGTAG